A region of Streptomyces sp. R44 DNA encodes the following proteins:
- a CDS encoding spermidine/putrescine ABC transporter substrate-binding protein — protein MSPEAPSLSRRSLLRAGAATTLGLTAAGCGFSSAPDAAGQAAADAPVDVKVDGDLVYFNWADFVDPAVFAGFSKEYGVKVVQSNYDSMEGMAAKLNAGNRYDIVFPTAKWAERLSRGGRLRRIDHGRLRNAEAVFGAYDYFADPWYDPRSAHTVPFTMYKTGIGWRRDRLGDLTGSWDDLWNDHAKGKVFVLDDRDEVLAIGALEHGLPLTTDRPDDLDRVTDTLRSLRPRLRGFSSDSYNNLLNGNADMTQAWSGDMAAMLAQAKDPSVFGFETAREGAPVNSDCYAIPADAPHPGTAMLFIDYMLRPENVKRNIEYIGYPMPVRGSEDTYAALVEPFPQCHVTAADLRDDMFFRNGTAAGEKARDAAWTDVKAG, from the coding sequence ATGTCCCCCGAGGCACCTTCCCTGTCCCGCCGCTCGCTGCTCCGCGCCGGCGCCGCCACCACCCTCGGTCTGACGGCGGCAGGCTGCGGATTCTCCTCCGCCCCCGACGCCGCCGGCCAGGCGGCCGCCGACGCCCCCGTCGACGTCAAGGTCGACGGCGACCTCGTCTACTTCAACTGGGCCGACTTCGTCGACCCGGCCGTCTTCGCGGGCTTCTCCAAGGAGTACGGAGTCAAAGTCGTCCAGTCGAACTACGACTCCATGGAAGGCATGGCCGCCAAACTCAACGCCGGCAACCGCTACGACATCGTCTTCCCCACGGCGAAGTGGGCCGAGCGCCTCTCCCGAGGGGGCCGGCTGCGCCGCATCGACCACGGGCGCCTGCGGAACGCCGAGGCCGTGTTCGGCGCGTACGACTACTTCGCCGACCCCTGGTACGACCCCCGCTCCGCACACACCGTCCCCTTCACCATGTACAAGACCGGCATCGGCTGGCGCCGGGACCGGCTCGGCGACCTCACCGGCTCCTGGGACGACCTGTGGAACGACCACGCCAAGGGCAAGGTCTTCGTCCTCGACGACCGCGACGAGGTGCTGGCCATCGGCGCGCTCGAGCACGGCCTGCCGCTCACCACCGACCGGCCGGACGACCTCGACCGCGTCACCGACACCCTGCGCTCCCTGCGCCCCCGGCTGCGCGGCTTCTCCAGTGACAGCTACAACAACCTGCTCAACGGCAACGCCGACATGACCCAGGCGTGGAGCGGGGACATGGCCGCGATGCTCGCCCAGGCGAAGGACCCGTCCGTGTTCGGCTTCGAGACCGCCCGCGAGGGGGCCCCGGTCAACTCCGACTGCTACGCCATCCCCGCCGACGCACCGCACCCCGGCACCGCCATGCTCTTCATCGACTACATGCTCCGGCCCGAGAACGTGAAGCGGAACATCGAGTACATCGGCTACCCGATGCCGGTGCGCGGCTCGGAGGACACCTACGCCGCGCTCGTGGAGCCCTTCCCGCAGTGCCACGTGACCGCGGCCGACCTCAGGGACGACATGTTCTTCCGCAACGGCACCGCGGCGGGCGAGAAGGCCCGCGACGCCGCCTGGACCGATGTGAAGGCGGGCTGA
- a CDS encoding aromatic ring-hydroxylating dioxygenase subunit alpha has product MHPRAPAPGARTAPDAPHAPDTAPRDLPAPALPARHYTDPALAAAETRQVFARSWQLVCHESDLPGPGARLAATVADREVLVVRTEDGGLAAHLNVCRHRGTRLVTAPEPAGKAIRCPYHGWTYRLDGSLVGAPEARQIPCLDKPRLGLFPARVESFLGFVFVNLDPDAVPLAESCAGLAEAVGHYAGADLVPVGRERIHDLARAEVQHANWKVAVDNYLEGYHVPVAHPGLMRLLDYQGYGCEIHDSYVLFTSPLRDKPSSNWAERLYQRVAAPMPGLTEADRRVWRYAVIYPNTLIDFYPDHVLAWTAVPTAVDRVAVPGAFYTRRGTGLRTRLARRLNMHIGWITNDEDAELVARVQHGLSTPGFEPGPLSRRELAVGWFADRIRADLAGPAEPTDPAAPKGAAPHCDPPGR; this is encoded by the coding sequence ATGCACCCCAGAGCCCCCGCACCCGGCGCACGCACCGCACCCGATGCACCCCACGCACCCGACACGGCCCCCCGGGACCTCCCCGCTCCCGCGCTGCCGGCCCGCCACTACACCGATCCCGCCCTCGCCGCCGCCGAGACCCGCCAGGTCTTCGCCAGGTCCTGGCAGCTCGTGTGCCACGAGTCCGACCTGCCCGGCCCCGGAGCCCGGCTCGCCGCCACCGTCGCCGACCGGGAGGTCCTGGTCGTCCGCACCGAGGACGGCGGTCTCGCCGCCCACCTCAACGTCTGCCGCCATCGCGGAACCCGCCTGGTCACCGCCCCCGAACCGGCCGGCAAGGCGATCCGCTGCCCGTACCACGGCTGGACCTACCGCCTCGACGGCAGCCTGGTCGGGGCCCCCGAGGCCCGGCAGATCCCCTGCCTCGACAAGCCCCGCCTCGGCCTGTTCCCGGCCCGGGTCGAATCCTTCCTCGGCTTCGTCTTCGTCAACCTCGACCCCGACGCCGTCCCGCTCGCCGAGAGCTGCGCGGGACTCGCCGAGGCCGTCGGCCACTACGCCGGGGCGGACCTGGTGCCGGTCGGCCGGGAACGCATCCACGACCTGGCCCGCGCCGAGGTCCAGCACGCCAACTGGAAAGTGGCGGTGGACAACTACCTGGAGGGGTACCACGTCCCCGTCGCCCACCCCGGCCTGATGCGCCTGCTCGACTACCAGGGCTACGGCTGCGAGATCCACGACTCCTACGTCCTGTTCACCTCGCCGCTGCGCGACAAGCCGTCCTCCAACTGGGCCGAGCGGCTCTACCAGCGCGTCGCCGCGCCCATGCCCGGTCTCACCGAGGCCGACCGCAGGGTCTGGCGGTACGCCGTGATCTACCCCAACACCCTCATCGACTTCTACCCCGACCACGTGCTCGCGTGGACCGCCGTACCGACCGCCGTCGACCGGGTGGCCGTCCCCGGCGCCTTCTACACCCGCCGCGGCACCGGGCTGCGCACCCGCCTCGCCCGGCGCCTGAACATGCACATCGGGTGGATCACCAACGACGAGGACGCCGAGCTGGTCGCCCGTGTCCAACACGGTCTGTCCACCCCGGGGTTCGAACCCGGCCCGCTGTCCCGGCGCGAGCTCGCGGTCGGCTGGTTCGCCGACCGCATCCGCGCCGACCTGGCCGGCCCCGCGGAGCCTACGGACCCCGCCGCTCCCAAGGGCGCGGCACCGCACTGCGACCCGCCGGGCCGGTGA
- a CDS encoding NADH-ubiquinone oxidoreductase-F iron-sulfur binding region domain-containing protein, giving the protein MTRSLPPTPTHPLTAIRHPTTPAPGSVLGATPYATENAEAYEATGGYAAAVTPDELLHHLDACGLRGRGGAGFPAAVKLRAVREHGRRGRGSGTRGERAAGAGTPVVVANGEEGEPGSVKDRWLLRARPHLVLDGLVHAAAVTGAAHGYVYLSDPEAARRVREALTERVPPLPIQVVETAAGYVAGEETAVVRRIDGGPALPTAKPPRPFERGVGGAPTLVANVETLARIALVAARPDLREPIARSTLITLSGGGVVPELTEVPYGVPLRALAAAHGTPAPAGALMGGLFGGLVDARALDLPLEPGALAAAGTALGCGAIRFLTADVCPVGAAAEAVGHLAAESARQCGVCVSGTAAISDALDRLTSGSAEPDTAERLHRWARGLPGRGACGLLDAAAGLAGSLLRAFPAQVRAHLDGPCPVCRAHAPGRGPHRLVVPVPAVGTPSPTPPAEPMAAVLEGTP; this is encoded by the coding sequence ATGACCCGCAGCCTCCCTCCGACTCCGACTCACCCCCTGACCGCCATCCGTCACCCGACCACCCCCGCGCCGGGCTCCGTGCTGGGCGCGACGCCGTACGCGACGGAGAACGCCGAGGCGTACGAGGCCACCGGTGGCTACGCCGCCGCCGTCACCCCCGACGAGCTGCTGCACCACCTCGACGCCTGCGGCCTGCGCGGCCGCGGCGGCGCCGGATTCCCGGCCGCCGTCAAGCTGCGCGCCGTCCGCGAGCACGGGCGACGCGGCCGGGGGAGCGGGACCCGCGGCGAGCGCGCCGCAGGTGCCGGCACCCCGGTCGTGGTGGCCAACGGGGAAGAGGGCGAGCCCGGTTCGGTCAAGGACCGCTGGCTGCTGCGGGCCCGCCCGCACCTGGTCCTCGACGGCCTCGTCCACGCCGCCGCGGTCACCGGCGCCGCACACGGCTACGTCTACCTCTCCGACCCGGAGGCGGCCCGCCGCGTCCGCGAGGCCCTCACCGAACGCGTACCGCCGCTGCCGATCCAGGTCGTCGAGACCGCCGCCGGCTATGTCGCCGGCGAGGAGACCGCGGTCGTCCGCCGGATCGACGGCGGGCCGGCCCTGCCGACCGCCAAGCCTCCCCGCCCCTTCGAGCGGGGAGTCGGGGGCGCGCCGACCCTGGTCGCCAACGTCGAGACCCTCGCCCGGATCGCGCTCGTCGCCGCCCGGCCCGACCTGCGCGAGCCGATCGCGCGCTCCACCCTGATCACCCTCTCGGGCGGCGGCGTCGTACCGGAACTCACCGAGGTGCCGTACGGGGTCCCCCTGCGCGCCCTTGCCGCCGCCCACGGCACCCCGGCCCCGGCCGGCGCCCTGATGGGCGGTCTCTTCGGCGGGCTCGTCGACGCACGCGCCCTGGACCTGCCCCTCGAACCCGGCGCACTCGCCGCCGCGGGCACGGCGCTCGGCTGCGGAGCGATCCGCTTCCTCACCGCCGACGTCTGCCCGGTGGGCGCCGCCGCCGAGGCGGTCGGTCACCTCGCGGCCGAGAGCGCACGGCAGTGCGGCGTCTGCGTGTCGGGCACGGCCGCGATCAGCGACGCTCTGGACCGCCTCACCTCAGGATCCGCCGAACCCGACACCGCCGAACGGCTGCACCGATGGGCGCGAGGACTGCCCGGGCGCGGTGCGTGCGGACTCCTCGACGCCGCCGCCGGCCTCGCCGGAAGCCTGCTGCGCGCCTTCCCGGCACAGGTCCGGGCCCATCTCGACGGGCCCTGCCCGGTATGCCGCGCCCATGCCCCCGGGCGGGGCCCGCACCGGCTGGTCGTGCCGGTGCCGGCTGTCGGCACACCCTCCCCGACCCCACCCGCCGAGCCCATGGCCGCCGTACTGGAAGGAACGCCATGA
- a CDS encoding ferredoxin: MKLLLDATLCNGYGLCQENTPELVELDEWGYAKVVVVDVPPAAEDRARACVESCPNSALRVEG, from the coding sequence ATGAAACTGCTGCTGGACGCCACGCTGTGCAACGGCTACGGCCTCTGCCAGGAGAACACCCCCGAACTCGTCGAGCTCGACGAGTGGGGCTACGCGAAGGTCGTCGTCGTCGACGTGCCGCCCGCCGCCGAGGACCGGGCCCGCGCCTGCGTGGAGAGCTGCCCCAACTCCGCCCTGCGCGTGGAGGGATGA
- a CDS encoding acetate--CoA ligase family protein has protein sequence MTRDLTSLFDPVSVAVVGASDDPAKYGHAVAAQALRAPDRRPVHLVNRRGGTVLGRTAATSLGDIGEPVDLVVISVPGTGFEAAVDDALACGAKAIVAITAGFAEAGPAGLARQRAVAERVRAAGAVLVGPNCLGIADNTTELYLASDRFAPGRVALLSQSGNLALELQLRGAPHGLGFSRFVSLGNQADVTLVDLVEDCARHEPTSVIAVYAEDFGDGRAFARAAAEAGKPVVLLTAGRGAASARSARSHTGALTTSADVVAAACRDAGVELVRTPREMTVVLAALAGGRRTAGRRTAVLTDGGGHGAVAADAAEDAGLDVPELGAPAQDRLRSVLWEQSAVRNPVDLAGMGEQRPLSYADTVRELLAADEVDAVLMTGYFGGYAAAEGGLGGGPAGGSVLAEGEQRAAKEIAGHLAATPKPLVVQSLYPESPSCRALAEAGVPVFAATEDAARALAALTGRAAGAPAGVAAPPPAATPLGDPSYHGVRALLAEAGVPFPPAREVTDEAGLLSAAAAFEGPYVLKALHVLHKSDAGGVALRLPDRDALLAAYRRMHARLGAPSYSVEAMADLSDGVELIVGVQRDPRFGPVAMIGLGGVLTETLRDVAFALAPVTAGSAEQLLRGLRTAALLDGVRGRPAVDVTAAAAVIARVTEVAAAHPEIAELEVNPLLVRPDGAVALDARAVLG, from the coding sequence ATGACGCGTGATCTGACCTCGCTCTTCGACCCCGTGTCCGTCGCCGTGGTCGGCGCCAGCGACGACCCGGCGAAGTACGGCCACGCGGTGGCCGCCCAGGCCCTCCGCGCGCCCGACCGCCGACCCGTCCACCTGGTGAACCGGCGCGGCGGCACCGTACTCGGCCGGACGGCCGCCACCTCCCTCGGCGACATCGGCGAGCCGGTCGACCTGGTGGTGATCTCCGTACCCGGCACCGGCTTCGAGGCGGCCGTCGACGACGCCCTCGCCTGCGGGGCGAAGGCGATCGTCGCCATCACGGCCGGTTTCGCGGAGGCCGGCCCCGCCGGTCTCGCCCGCCAGCGAGCCGTCGCCGAGCGGGTCCGGGCCGCCGGAGCCGTGCTCGTCGGCCCCAACTGCCTGGGCATCGCGGACAACACCACCGAGCTGTACCTGGCCTCGGACCGGTTCGCGCCCGGCCGGGTCGCCCTGCTCAGCCAGAGCGGCAACCTGGCCCTCGAACTCCAGCTGCGCGGCGCCCCGCACGGCCTCGGCTTCTCCCGTTTCGTCTCGCTCGGCAACCAGGCCGACGTCACCCTCGTCGACCTCGTCGAGGACTGCGCCCGCCACGAGCCCACCTCCGTGATCGCCGTGTACGCCGAGGACTTCGGCGACGGCCGGGCCTTCGCCCGCGCCGCCGCCGAGGCCGGCAAGCCCGTGGTCCTCCTCACCGCCGGCCGCGGCGCCGCCTCCGCCCGCAGCGCCCGGTCGCACACGGGGGCACTGACCACCTCGGCCGACGTGGTGGCCGCGGCCTGCCGCGACGCGGGTGTCGAACTCGTCCGCACTCCACGGGAGATGACCGTGGTGCTCGCCGCCCTGGCCGGCGGACGGCGCACGGCCGGCCGGCGGACCGCGGTCCTCACGGACGGCGGCGGCCACGGCGCGGTCGCCGCCGACGCCGCCGAGGACGCCGGGCTCGACGTGCCCGAGCTCGGCGCCCCGGCCCAGGACCGGCTGCGGAGCGTGCTGTGGGAGCAGTCCGCCGTCCGCAACCCGGTCGACCTCGCCGGCATGGGGGAGCAGCGCCCCCTCTCGTACGCCGACACCGTCCGCGAACTGCTGGCCGCCGACGAGGTCGACGCCGTCCTGATGACGGGCTACTTCGGCGGGTACGCCGCCGCCGAAGGCGGCCTGGGCGGCGGGCCGGCCGGCGGCTCGGTCCTCGCCGAGGGCGAGCAGCGGGCCGCGAAGGAGATCGCCGGACACCTCGCCGCCACACCGAAGCCGCTGGTCGTGCAGTCCCTGTACCCGGAGTCGCCCAGCTGCCGGGCGCTCGCGGAGGCCGGGGTCCCGGTGTTCGCCGCCACCGAGGACGCGGCCCGCGCCCTCGCCGCGCTGACCGGCCGCGCGGCGGGCGCTCCGGCCGGGGTGGCCGCGCCGCCGCCCGCCGCGACACCCCTGGGGGACCCCTCGTACCACGGTGTACGGGCGCTGCTCGCCGAGGCCGGAGTGCCCTTCCCGCCGGCCCGGGAGGTCACCGACGAGGCCGGGCTGCTCTCCGCCGCCGCCGCGTTCGAGGGGCCGTACGTCCTGAAGGCCCTCCACGTCCTGCACAAGTCCGACGCCGGCGGGGTGGCGCTGCGGCTCCCCGACCGGGACGCGCTGCTTGCCGCGTACCGGCGGATGCACGCCCGGCTCGGTGCCCCCTCGTACTCGGTCGAGGCCATGGCCGACCTCTCGGACGGCGTCGAACTGATCGTCGGCGTCCAACGCGACCCCCGGTTCGGTCCGGTGGCGATGATCGGCCTCGGCGGGGTGCTCACCGAGACCCTGCGCGACGTGGCCTTCGCCCTCGCTCCCGTGACCGCCGGATCCGCCGAGCAGCTGCTGCGGGGGCTGCGGACCGCCGCCCTGCTCGACGGCGTGCGCGGCCGTCCCGCCGTGGACGTGACGGCGGCCGCCGCCGTCATCGCCCGCGTCACCGAGGTCGCCGCGGCCCACCCGGAGATCGCCGAGCTGGAGGTCAACCCGCTCCTCGTACGCCCGGACGGCGCCGTCGCGCTGGACGCGCGCGCCGTCCTCGGCTGA
- a CDS encoding acyl-CoA dehydrogenase family protein produces MDFRYTPEQTELKARAAAYTRLLMRYEEQSEEAGGPLPADTVRELTRAAIDAGVYAINMPAEWGGAGLSLLDQVIVEEEFGKVTNCLWDIPWRPANVLAYGTEAQREKYLLPVIRGERFDAFAVTEPGAGSDPGSGTSTATRTAGGWVLNGEKWFVTCGDIADFLLVQADAGPDRAATLFLVDKQAPGVAMTRVPRFMHSAVNGHPEFRFTDVFVPDEDVLGGVGNGYELTKEWFTDERLMIAARTVGAAERALELARDWAVGRRQFGSRIADFQLIQGMLADCAVDIAVNRAYTHQIAWEADQPQTDRKTLHAKASTAKLAASEAAGRVVDRCLQIFGGRGYDRSYPVERMYRELRVDRIWEGTSEIQRLIIANELIKRGTGALALPR; encoded by the coding sequence ATGGACTTCCGCTACACCCCCGAGCAGACCGAGCTCAAGGCGCGCGCCGCGGCCTACACCCGGCTCCTGATGCGGTACGAGGAGCAGTCCGAGGAAGCGGGCGGCCCGCTGCCGGCCGACACGGTGCGGGAGCTGACCCGGGCCGCGATCGACGCCGGCGTCTACGCCATCAACATGCCCGCCGAGTGGGGCGGCGCCGGACTCTCCCTGCTCGACCAGGTGATCGTCGAGGAGGAGTTCGGCAAGGTCACCAACTGCCTGTGGGACATTCCCTGGCGGCCCGCCAACGTCCTGGCGTACGGCACCGAGGCACAGCGCGAGAAGTACCTGCTGCCGGTGATCCGCGGCGAGCGCTTCGACGCCTTCGCCGTCACCGAGCCCGGGGCCGGATCCGACCCCGGATCGGGCACGAGCACCGCGACCCGCACGGCGGGCGGCTGGGTGCTGAACGGCGAGAAGTGGTTCGTCACCTGCGGCGACATCGCCGACTTCCTGCTTGTGCAGGCCGATGCCGGGCCGGACCGGGCGGCGACGCTGTTCCTCGTCGACAAGCAGGCCCCCGGTGTCGCGATGACCCGGGTGCCCCGCTTCATGCACTCCGCGGTGAACGGGCACCCCGAGTTCCGGTTCACCGACGTCTTCGTACCCGACGAGGACGTGCTCGGCGGCGTCGGCAACGGCTACGAGCTGACGAAGGAGTGGTTCACCGACGAGCGGCTGATGATCGCCGCCCGGACCGTCGGCGCCGCCGAGAGGGCCCTGGAACTGGCCCGTGACTGGGCCGTCGGACGCCGTCAGTTCGGCTCCCGCATCGCCGACTTCCAGCTGATCCAGGGGATGCTCGCCGACTGCGCCGTCGACATCGCCGTCAACCGCGCCTACACCCACCAGATCGCCTGGGAGGCCGACCAGCCGCAGACCGACCGCAAGACCCTGCACGCCAAGGCCTCCACGGCGAAGCTCGCGGCGAGCGAGGCCGCCGGCCGGGTGGTCGACCGGTGCCTGCAGATCTTCGGCGGGCGAGGCTACGACCGCTCGTACCCGGTCGAGCGGATGTACCGCGAGCTGCGCGTCGACCGGATCTGGGAGGGCACCTCGGAGATCCAGCGGCTGATCATCGCCAACGAGCTGATCAAGCGCGGCACCGGGGCGCTGGCCCTGCCGCGCTGA
- a CDS encoding acyl-CoA dehydrogenase family protein yields the protein MDFRLTARQQELKESARHLTEFIMKYELDCEENNGLPPRAHAEIRDAVLDSGLQAVNMPAEWGGAGLTVPEQVVVQEELGRLTGALWDMVWRPANALAHCTPEQRERYLVPVIHGRRRDCYAVSEPEAGSDPQNLRTTATRTADGWVLNGEKWFVTVGDHADFMIVLAAAGEERAPTLFLVDKDTPGIEMTRVPRWMHTFVYEHPEFTFTDVRLPEDAVLGGVGNGYDLTRSWFSEERLMIAARTIGAAERALELARDWAVGRRQFGSRIADFQLIQGMLADSAVDIAVNRAYTHQVAWEVGEGRTDRRTLHAKAAIAKLAASEASGRVVDRCLQIFGGRGYDRSYPVERLYRELRVDRIWEGTSEIQRLIVAGELVKRGTGVLQLPVTP from the coding sequence ATGGACTTCCGTCTCACCGCACGCCAGCAGGAGCTCAAGGAATCGGCCCGGCACCTCACCGAGTTCATCATGAAGTACGAGCTCGACTGCGAGGAGAACAACGGTCTGCCGCCGAGGGCCCACGCCGAGATCCGCGACGCCGTCCTCGACAGCGGCCTCCAGGCCGTCAACATGCCGGCCGAGTGGGGCGGTGCCGGACTCACCGTCCCCGAGCAGGTCGTCGTCCAGGAGGAACTGGGCCGGCTCACCGGCGCCCTGTGGGACATGGTGTGGCGGCCGGCCAACGCCCTCGCGCACTGCACGCCCGAGCAGCGCGAACGGTACCTCGTGCCCGTGATCCACGGGCGCCGGCGCGACTGCTACGCGGTCAGCGAGCCCGAGGCCGGCTCCGACCCGCAGAACCTGCGCACCACCGCGACCCGGACCGCCGACGGCTGGGTGCTGAACGGCGAGAAGTGGTTCGTCACGGTGGGCGACCACGCCGACTTCATGATCGTGCTCGCCGCCGCGGGGGAGGAGCGGGCGCCGACGCTGTTCCTCGTGGACAAGGACACCCCGGGCATCGAGATGACCCGGGTGCCCCGCTGGATGCACACCTTCGTCTACGAACACCCCGAGTTCACCTTCACCGACGTACGCCTGCCCGAGGACGCGGTGCTCGGCGGCGTCGGCAACGGCTACGACCTCACCCGCTCCTGGTTCTCCGAGGAGCGGCTGATGATCGCCGCCCGCACGATCGGGGCGGCCGAGAGGGCCCTGGAGCTCGCCCGTGACTGGGCCGTCGGACGCCGTCAGTTCGGCTCCCGCATCGCCGACTTCCAGCTGATCCAGGGGATGCTCGCCGACTCGGCCGTCGACATCGCCGTCAACCGCGCGTACACCCACCAGGTCGCCTGGGAGGTCGGCGAGGGCCGGACCGACCGCAGGACCCTGCACGCGAAGGCCGCGATCGCCAAGCTCGCGGCGAGCGAGGCGTCCGGCCGGGTGGTCGACCGGTGCCTGCAGATCTTCGGCGGGCGCGGCTACGACCGCTCGTACCCCGTCGAGCGTCTCTACCGGGAGCTGCGCGTCGACCGGATCTGGGAGGGCACCTCCGAGATCCAGCGGCTCATCGTCGCGGGCGAACTCGTCAAGCGCGGGACGGGTGTCCTGCAACTGCCGGTGACCCCGTGA
- a CDS encoding 3-hydroxybutyryl-CoA dehydrogenase yields the protein MSDLARVGIVGCGLMGSGIAEVCARAGRDVVVVETGPAAAEAGLRRITRSLERAAAAGRLTAAEHRAAAGRIAVTTDMARLADRDLVVEAVAEDERAKTEVFARLDAVVERRDAVLATNTSSLPVIRLAAATSRPSQVVGLHFFNPVPRLPLVELVPSLLTGEDTVRRARAFAADVLGKEVVHARDRAGFVVNALLVPYLLAAVRMAESGAASAEDIDRAMTLGCAHPLGPLALADLIGLDTVRAIARSMYAEYREPQYAPPPLLARMVEAGRLGRKAGRGFHTYPGRPTGQDGQG from the coding sequence GTGAGCGACCTCGCCCGGGTGGGGATCGTGGGCTGCGGGCTCATGGGCTCCGGCATCGCCGAGGTCTGCGCCCGCGCCGGACGCGACGTCGTGGTGGTGGAGACCGGACCGGCGGCCGCCGAGGCCGGACTGCGGCGGATCACCCGCTCGCTGGAACGGGCCGCGGCGGCCGGCCGGCTGACCGCGGCCGAACATCGCGCCGCGGCGGGCCGGATCGCGGTGACCACCGACATGGCGCGGCTCGCCGACCGCGATCTGGTCGTCGAGGCGGTGGCGGAGGACGAGCGGGCGAAGACCGAGGTCTTCGCCCGGCTCGACGCCGTCGTGGAGCGCCGGGACGCCGTCCTGGCGACCAACACCTCGTCCCTGCCCGTCATCAGGCTGGCGGCCGCCACCTCGCGGCCGTCCCAGGTCGTCGGCCTGCACTTCTTCAACCCGGTGCCGCGGCTGCCGCTGGTGGAACTGGTTCCCTCGCTGCTCACCGGAGAGGACACCGTCCGGCGCGCGAGGGCCTTCGCCGCCGACGTCCTCGGCAAGGAGGTCGTGCACGCCCGGGACCGGGCGGGGTTCGTCGTCAACGCCCTGCTCGTGCCGTACCTGCTGGCAGCGGTACGGATGGCCGAGTCCGGTGCGGCGTCGGCCGAGGACATCGACCGGGCCATGACCCTGGGCTGCGCCCATCCGCTCGGCCCGCTCGCCCTGGCCGACCTGATCGGTCTGGACACGGTGCGGGCCATCGCCCGGTCGATGTACGCGGAGTACCGCGAGCCGCAGTACGCCCCGCCGCCGCTGCTGGCCCGGATGGTGGAAGCGGGGCGGCTCGGCAGGAAGGCGGGCCGGGGCTTCCACACGTACCCGGGGCGCCCGACCGGGCAGGATGGGCAGGGATGA
- a CDS encoding TetR/AcrR family transcriptional regulator, which yields MTKAERALETRERILRAACEVIADIGFENVSMRKVAEHAGVSKALLHYHFDTREKLFAEAMTHSFAQTGTDLDGGDADLPAGVLLARIVRTMLPTDEELRQDWKLWQELWVRAQRDDAARQLAVDLYDQLHAWVGGAVERGVASGEFAPCDVAAISTLILALCDGLGIRVMLADPHVDLSTARSTIWSAIAPSLGIPPAFPEA from the coding sequence GTGACCAAGGCGGAGCGCGCACTCGAGACACGGGAGCGAATCCTCAGGGCCGCGTGCGAGGTGATCGCGGACATCGGGTTCGAGAACGTCAGCATGCGCAAGGTCGCCGAGCACGCGGGGGTGTCGAAGGCGCTGCTGCACTACCACTTCGACACCCGCGAGAAGCTCTTCGCCGAGGCGATGACGCACTCGTTCGCCCAGACCGGCACGGACCTCGACGGCGGCGACGCCGACCTGCCGGCCGGCGTCCTGCTCGCGCGCATCGTGCGCACCATGCTGCCCACGGACGAGGAGCTGCGCCAGGACTGGAAACTGTGGCAGGAGCTGTGGGTGCGCGCACAACGCGACGACGCGGCCCGGCAGCTCGCCGTCGACCTGTACGACCAGCTCCACGCCTGGGTCGGCGGCGCGGTGGAACGCGGCGTCGCGTCGGGCGAGTTCGCCCCCTGCGACGTCGCCGCGATCAGCACCCTGATCCTGGCGCTCTGTGACGGCCTGGGCATTCGCGTGATGCTCGCCGACCCCCATGTCGACCTGTCCACGGCCCGGTCGACGATCTGGTCGGCCATCGCCCCGTCGCTGGGCATCCCTCCCGCCTTCCCCGAGGCCTGA